Proteins from one Microcoleus sp. bin38.metabat.b11b12b14.051 genomic window:
- a CDS encoding response regulator: MSKPAILCVDDEVAVLESLEIELQQAFHGKYLCEFAESAAEALEIIEEFCEDEVDILVIVSDWLMPGMKGDELLIVIHKKYPQIVTVMLTGQADKEAIKRTKMHANLHAFIQKPWQNKELIEAIKSGLAKL; this comes from the coding sequence ATGTCTAAACCAGCAATTTTGTGTGTTGACGATGAAGTAGCGGTGTTGGAAAGTCTGGAAATTGAACTGCAACAAGCCTTTCACGGTAAATATCTTTGCGAATTTGCTGAAAGTGCTGCTGAAGCACTGGAAATTATTGAAGAGTTCTGTGAAGATGAGGTTGACATTCTAGTGATTGTTTCTGATTGGTTGATGCCCGGGATGAAAGGAGATGAGTTGCTGATTGTAATTCATAAAAAATATCCGCAAATTGTGACAGTGATGCTGACGGGTCAAGCAGACAAGGAAGCCATCAAACGGACGAAAATGCACGCTAATCTTCATGCTTTTATACAAAAGCCTTGGCAAAATAAAGAATTAATTGAAGCAATCAAGTCTGGTCTAGCAAAGTTATGA